TAAGTGAGTAGCTGTGACACAAGGGTGATTAATGATCATCTGTATGCCACTTACcctggatttctttttattcatttgtgTCACAAGATAAAGCATTGTCACACTGCTTGAACATCACTTGAGCAGTCTCAATGTTACTTTCTTTAGCTGCTTGACCTTTACCTGACAGTCCCTTCCCCTCTCAGGAATGTGTCTGCCACAAGTGCTTCTAAGCCTGTTCTTCATTTCCTGCCATGGGGGAGCAGGTCCAATGAAGAGCATAACGTGAGGCTGCAGCCCTTCAAACTTGGACAAAAGTAAGTTACAATAAAATGTGTTCCTTATGACATGTTTCTTCCAGCAGCAAAGTAGGACTGCAAATCtgattcctttttaaaattaaaaatatgattgACTTATCCCTGGAACAAAACATTCCAGTTGTTGCAGAGTATGTATTAACTCTCCTTATTTTCTCTTGCCTGGTCCATTGTTTTCTTAAAAGGATACTCTGTAGTTTCTCTTactattcttttaaaaatcctgctttttatGTCACAGTCTTTTGATGGGAACCATTTTTCTACAAATGACCTAATGCACAAAAGCAGTTTAATAATTTTATCGTGTAGTTAAATTTTAAGAACTGACTTATCTTGGCTCTCCCTAAAGATACCCCTATGGTGCAGGTTTCTTTGGGAAGAAAGAACATGCTATAGCCATAAGAAGGTACTTCTGCTCAACTCAGTCCTCAGGGCCCATGCCTAGTCCATTTGACTGGTGCAGAACTGCTCAGGTGTTCACACTGCTGAGTGCTAACCTAGTCACCCCGAGTTAAGCCCCATGATGTCCCAGCTGCCAGACTACTGGGTAGTTCACAGAGAATCTGATACTCGTAATAGCTTACGGGTAAGTTACCTTTGAAAATGGAGTGAGTGGGAATTAAATGGGCTGCCATGGGTGAATGGCATTCAAATCTTTAATGAAAATGATGACTGTGGATCCCTCTCCTGGGAGATAGGAAAGGTACTGCACTTTTAGACAATGCCCCAATTACTGGGCATAATGGGATTACCTCCTCTCCCTCACAGAGCTGACTGCCTTACATTCTTGAGacttaaggattttttttttaacacagaacACTGCAGCCTGTTAGGTTCCTTTATGAATTTAGCCTCAAAGGTGTTTGAACTAGCAACTCAGTACTTCAAAACAGTAAAACTGGAGTACATCATATAATCCTGGTCTTTGTGAAGGAGACAAGCTTTGACATTATTGTTGTAATGTTTTGTAGCTAGTAGTAAAAGTAGTTGGTTCTCATCTAACTACCAAGAATTTAGTATCACATCAGCTCTTTTAATTCCATATAAACACACCACCATTCGCCCCTTTATTTTAGTGAGGAAATCCATTGAGCTCCCTTGGGAGTAAAACCAACTCCTTGGGCCAGTAAAACCAAGTTTTATTAGTAAGACATACAAACTGCACTGAACAGTGCAGATGTTGTGAACTGAGCTTGTTCTGTGCCCTCTTGAAGGCTGGTTAGGTACAAAAGCACTGCCTCTCTCTGAGGTGAAGAATACAGCATCTTTTTTCCATTGAGGTTTACCTCCTCTGCCTAAAATTCAGGGCCACAGATGACTTAGGGGCTCCCAGATGGCATTCAGAACGTAGCTGTAGGGGATTGGGAGGGTAGGGAACCACATCATAATAAAGCTTCCTGAGCCTGGTAACCTCGCAGCAACTCTCAGAAAAATGAAGTCTGTTGAGTCAGGGCACTTTTGCCACAAGCAAACCTACAACTTAGAATTGCACAAAGTCTCCTGTgctttttgtaatttaaaagttttggTAGCTACAAGGACTAGCAAGGATTCTATAAAGGCAGAAATTTGAGTGTTACTTTTTGACTCAATGCTCATTGGTGTTTTCTGGAGCTTAGGTGCAGCATATTCCTGTGTCCAGACTGTAACTTACTCCTGTGCTAAGTTAGGGTCTGTTGCTTTAGACCAAACATTTTCAGTCCATGACATGCCAGTGGGCTGTTTACACAGTTTATAGGTAAGGGCACAACTAAATGTTGCTTTTCAGCCACTAGACAGTTCATACCATTTCTGGAAGGTTTGtctggaggaaaagggaaaacaggtGTACAATGTGAGTTGGTCTTTTCAGTTCTGCTTCTATCCCATTTGCCAACAGAGTATCTTAGAGTATCTGACTACATAAATGTTAGGGACATGTTTACTGGACCTCATTTCTGGCTCCTCCCTGCATTTCAAATGAATGCAGACAATTTTGTCCTCATAAAAGTTCATTTATTTCCACACTTTGTCCTATATATGTAAGTCTCAAGATTTGCTCAGTTTTCGTAATATATAAACAAACTGTGCCAGGAATGCTTTTCACAGTATTCATTCAGGCAGTTAAATTCTGAGAATACTAAGAGAATTAATACTAAGAGAACACTCTTAGGCTTTAGGCTCTATGGAATGACTATCAAGAGTGTTTTATACCTGTTCACAGAAGCTTCTTGACTGACAGGTGACTAAACCTTGTCGATGATATGCAAAAATAATCTTCCACTGTAGGATTCTACAGGAACAGGCACAGTACTATGCATGCTTGTTAATTTTGATACTTATAGTGGTCTTATATTGCTTTTTCTCCATACAAACACAAGCTCTCTTGTACTTTTAAAGACCATATTTGACAAAATAgttatttcaggttttattgctttattttaaaagtgttgtCACAGGAAGAAATACTGTGACTCGGAATACGTTATTAAAAAACATAAAGTCTATACTTGTCAACTAGTTTACCAAAAAAATGGTGTCAGCATAACACTGGCACCCTGTAAGCAACACGCTGCTCACACCCAGGCGCATCCTTTCGGAAAGGCTTCCGTATTAAAACAGGGTCCGGATGGACATTTCGCATttaaacaggagcagcagcgcTGCGGGAATGGGTCCGTGCAGCGGGCCCGGGACACTTACAGTCGGTACAGCCTGTCCAGGCGCAGGCCCGGCCTCCAGCGCCGCCCTCACGGCTGCTGCACCTTCGTCCGCTTCACGGGAGGGTCATCGCCGCTCGCCGCCGCGTCCACGTTGTTTTCGTCTTCGCCTTCATCCTCCTCGTCATCATTGTAGTCGTCGTCGTCGTCATCCCCGCCACCACCTGCCGGAGTTCGGGCGGGCGCGGGTGAACGGTGTTGGGCGCGGGCGGCGGCCCTGGGCCGGCGGAGCCCCCTCGGCGCGCCCCCCCCGCCACTCACCGCGCCGTGCGCCGCCCGCAGCCGCCCGCTCCTCCTGCACCAGCGGCGCCAGCAGCTCCACCACCCGCTCCTGCAGCTCGCTCAGGGCCTCCCGCAGCCCGCGCAGCTGGGCGGCCTCGCCCTCCGCCGCCACCGGGTACGGCACCCGCACCGTCCGCGTCCTCCCGTCGCGGCCCCGCAGCTCCGCCACCAGATACCGCCCCAGGCCCGGTTCGGGCTCCGTCTCGGCCGCCAGGTCCGCCATCACGGCCCGCCTCTCATGTGCCCGCCCCGCCGGTCACGTGCCGGCCGCGCGGGCCGCCCAGCCCGGCGGTGACACACCGCCCACGGTCACGTGGGGTGCGCGCGATTCCGCTTCCGCTGTGGCGCCCCCTGGCGCCTCCTTGGCCCCGTGTTTCCCGCCTCGCTTCGCGCTCCTCGGCCTTCGCGTCCCGGCGATGGAGGCGGCGGCTCCGGAGGCCGCCGAGCCGGGaagcggcgggagcggcgcggaGGAACCCGTGGTGTCTCTGGCGGAGGTGCTGGCGGAGAAcgaggagctggagaaggaagcGCGGGCCGTGCTGGGGGGCAGCGACCACGAGCGCTGCAGTTACTCACAGGtgggggcggggccgggggcctcgggggccgggggcggggcccGGGCCCGGGGCGTGGCGCAGGGCGTGACCGAGGTACGGGGCGAGGCCTGGgcccgcggggcggggccgggcggggcagcccggccccgccccgccccgcatGTCccgctccccccccccccccccggcgCCCCTCACGGCTCGGTCGGTCGGTGTCTCCCGCAGGGCGCGGTGAAGCGGCAGGCGCTGTATGCCTGCAGCACGTGCACGCCGCCCGGCGCCGAGCCCGCGGGGATCTGCCTGGCCTGCAGCTACGAGTGCCACGGCACCCACCGCCTCTTCGAGCTCTACACCAAGAGGTACGGGCGGCTGGGCGGGAGCGGCCGTGTAGGAGCCTCACGGCTCCCGTGGCTCCCGATAAACTGCTGGGGATTGTTAAGAATACGAAACCCAGCGTGTTCTCACTTTATATAAACCCTGAAACGctacatttttctttacaggAATTTCCGCTGTGACTGTGGAAATAGCAAGTTCAAAAATCTGCAGTGCAAGTTACTCCCGGTAAGTTTCAGACAGGTTTCAGGCATTCGGAGTCAAAATAACAGTCCTGGGAAGTTGGTGCCTTGCCTCAGCCAATGCTGACTCATGCGACACCTCCAGTCTTCCCACGAAGTTAAGAAAGGTGGGAATATTCCAGCAAGGGAAAAAACTGTTGAGGGACCGAAGGGAAATGCTGGGAGGAGAAGAAACATATGGTCCTTGTCATCCGTGAGTGCAGCAGTTCTGCATCCATGGTCAGCACGCTCCCAGGAGCAGGTTGTGGTGTTTCTGCCCTCACACATCTCATTAGCTTTAAGCTGTTTCAGAATAACCTTTTAGGATGCAGTTTGGCAGTCGCATTAAGCAAGTTtaaggctgtgctgctgtcagagggACAGTTCTCTTCTTTGTGATGGCATTAGTGCCTTAATGGTTTGTCACCAGACCCTACTGATGGAATGGTTTTTTACAGTATATAAGCTGCCTCTACTTTTCTACTTGGTGGGTATTTTGAACTTTTCAAGTAACTGGCAATCTCAATcttctgggaagcagcagcaggatgctgcttGGTTTGCTTGCACTGGTGCTCCCAGGATAATAGCACTCCAAACATTGAAACAGACAGTGGTTTTGTGTATGCCTATTTTGTTCTGGGAGAATTGAAATGGATCCAGAGCTAGTCAGGAAAGTCACGGTGCAGTGATCCCTACAGACCTGTGACAATTTTAAGATGTTGCCATTTCTCATTTGAGCCAATGAAATGGATCACGTGGTTGTTTCTTCTGCTTCAGTTCAGTGAAAATTCAATTGTACAGGTTAAGTGAGCTTCAGCATCTGTCCATTAATCTGTCTGACACCACAGTTGCCATTTGCTACAAGGGTGAGCacactgtttttcctctttagtTTTGAACTTTGGCATTCCTTATGTGCCATATCTGCTGCTCAGTATAAAGCAGAAGTGtctgaagaatatttttctttttgtgtgtccAGGCTGATGAAAATAATGATGGTTTTAGGTAGGA
This sequence is a window from Serinus canaria isolate serCan28SL12 chromosome 5, serCan2020, whole genome shotgun sequence. Protein-coding genes within it:
- the UBR7 gene encoding putative E3 ubiquitin-protein ligase UBR7 encodes the protein MDISHLNRSSSAAGMGPCSGPGTLTVGTACPGAGPASSAALTAAAPSSASREGHRRSPPRPRCFRLRLHPPRHHCSRRRRHPRHHLPEFGRARVNGVGRGRRPWAGGAPSARPPRHSPRRAPPAAARSSCTSGASSSTTRSCSSLRASRSPRSWAASPSAATGYGTRTVRVLPSRPRSSATRYRPRPGSGSVSAARSAITARLSCARPAGHVPAARAAQPGGDTPPTVTWGARDSASAVAPPGASLAPCFPPRFALLGLRVPAMEAAAPEAAEPGSGGSGAEEPVVSLAEVLAENEELEKEARAVLGGSDHERCSYSQGAVKRQALYACSTCTPPGAEPAGICLACSYECHGTHRLFELYTKRNFRCDCGNSKFKNLQCKLLPEKGKVNSGNKYNDNFYGLYCTCKRPYPDPEDEIPDEMIQCIVCEDWFHGRHLGAVPPESGDFHEMVCQACMKRCHFLWAYASQLAVPPLTKASSLEDEGIVLKVEESEEQKKEIKKESGVEHHDTKEEKQLEQFNEPSTSSGSACPEVVTKSEEPVCKLKELQSKPFVKKDTATFWPSNWRSKLCTCEDCLKMYSELEVQFLTDECDTVLAYENKGTSDQETERRDPLMDTLNSMNRVQQVELICEYNDLKTELTDYLRRFADEGTVVKREDIQQFFEEFQSRKRRRTNRMQYYCS